Proteins encoded by one window of Pseudomonas sp. LS44:
- the tssM gene encoding type VI secretion system membrane subunit TssM — MKTLLGKVARFCRKTWVWSLCLTLLSATLIWSAGPLLAVDDFKFWASANSRLISISGLFLLWGLAMVFASWKAGARKKTEEDDADAQERQRRDGLIDEEQLNLRQRFASALRTQRSSSLYRGASKRWRNELPWYLLLGPRGSGKTSLLDFSGLDFPLNRADQQRLTKDVSGTRYANWYFAEHAVLIDTAGRYLTQPDAQVDGSAWETLLGLLRKRRARPLNGVLVNIPVEQLQQANESALETLARQTRQRLQDIHQLLGADVPVYLVLSKADQVLGFDEFFDQLSREESDQVLGASFRKDQDATDVQVVRQEFEELLRRLNSQVVQRMHQERDTQRRGRILDFPHQLGQIGELLCLFVELAFTGNRYQRATQLRGFYLTSAPQLQEQLDPATRGIGHNLGLARGSLPTFRSGRSRFIHHLLSRVIFPEAELASLDQREIRRIDWSQRALYVAACACLLAFGALWANGFSANHERLETLRDLAQRLTQQRNAINAGDDAAATLEALDSSYAASRVFAPADQVSRLQRAGLYQYQQVNPRVTQAYRHELESLLLPRVARQLEGQIRANLGDRERLLGSLRAYLMLNLPERRDVPALREAIAADWSLRFAGDSTIQEGLNAHFQRLLAEPFSAYPLNAKLVAQAREVLRGESLANVVYRMLRDQARSLPDYRLEEKLGAQGGIFSGVDYGIPGFYTQRGYQQAFLAEGTGLVRTILRDNWVLGEGDSLSSHDFNRLLSDMEQLYFRDYANYWAEALGQLALNPIGSAQQGADQLAALTAANSPLLTLLIEVRENTRFAGLAEAADEAGEAAAGLKGMGGRKLDKAAKLAAGAAEHSQETLVKNLPDTARKALERRFEALHQLLDDQGGPAGSLAAALQALDGLQQQLAGLAHASAPQQAAFELAKLRISGQRDAINQVRSSAVRLPQPVGGWLALLAEDSWTLVLNDAHQYLNQRYQTELYAAYKGSLKQRYPFSAHSESEVAIADFREFFKSQGIAERFFETYLQPFVSGSAGEFQVRRMDGRGLPLSRDFLLQMSHLQTIRRSFFTNNSVEPSVPFTLEPYSLDSSLGRADFRFGDQQLEYRHGPIVQAAFRWPAAANEGRTSLVVEELDGRKVGIEKNSGPWSLFRLLDLMETEYHSGRDVLMVKANLGGLHANYLLHSQRSPNPFDLSMLRAFKLPATL, encoded by the coding sequence ATGAAGACTTTACTGGGCAAGGTTGCCCGCTTTTGCCGCAAGACCTGGGTCTGGAGTCTGTGCCTCACCCTGCTGAGCGCCACGCTGATCTGGTCTGCCGGGCCGCTGCTAGCCGTCGATGATTTCAAGTTCTGGGCCTCCGCGAACAGCCGCTTGATCAGCATCAGTGGTTTGTTTTTGCTCTGGGGTCTGGCCATGGTTTTCGCCAGCTGGAAGGCCGGCGCGCGAAAAAAAACCGAGGAAGACGACGCCGACGCCCAAGAGCGTCAACGCCGCGACGGGCTGATCGACGAGGAGCAACTCAATCTGCGCCAACGCTTTGCCAGCGCGCTGCGTACCCAGCGCAGCTCGAGCCTGTACCGCGGCGCGAGCAAGCGCTGGCGCAACGAGTTGCCGTGGTACCTGCTGCTGGGTCCGCGGGGCAGCGGCAAGACCAGCCTGCTGGATTTCTCCGGCCTGGATTTTCCGCTCAATCGAGCCGATCAGCAGCGCCTGACCAAGGACGTGTCCGGCACCCGCTATGCCAACTGGTATTTCGCCGAGCACGCGGTGCTGATCGACACCGCCGGCCGTTACCTGACCCAACCGGATGCGCAGGTTGATGGCAGCGCCTGGGAAACCCTGCTCGGCCTGCTGCGCAAACGCCGCGCCCGGCCGCTGAATGGCGTGCTGGTGAACATCCCGGTCGAGCAGTTGCAGCAGGCCAACGAAAGCGCCTTAGAGACTTTGGCGCGACAAACCCGTCAGCGGCTGCAGGACATTCACCAGCTCTTGGGCGCCGACGTACCGGTCTACCTGGTGCTCAGCAAGGCCGATCAAGTGCTCGGTTTCGACGAGTTTTTCGATCAGCTGTCGCGCGAGGAAAGCGACCAGGTGCTCGGCGCCAGTTTCCGCAAGGATCAGGACGCCACCGATGTGCAGGTCGTTCGCCAGGAGTTCGAAGAACTGTTGCGCCGCCTGAACAGCCAGGTCGTCCAGCGCATGCATCAGGAGCGCGACACCCAGCGCCGCGGGCGGATCCTCGATTTCCCTCATCAACTCGGCCAGATCGGCGAGCTCCTATGCCTGTTCGTCGAGCTGGCGTTCACCGGCAACCGCTACCAGCGTGCCACCCAGTTGCGCGGTTTCTACCTGACCAGTGCTCCCCAGTTGCAGGAGCAACTCGATCCGGCCACCCGCGGCATCGGCCATAACCTCGGCCTCGCGCGCGGCAGCTTGCCGACCTTCCGCAGTGGTCGCTCGCGCTTCATTCATCATTTATTGAGCCGGGTAATCTTCCCGGAAGCCGAACTGGCCAGCCTCGATCAACGCGAAATCCGCCGCATCGACTGGAGCCAACGTGCGCTGTATGTGGCCGCTTGTGCCTGTTTACTGGCCTTCGGTGCGCTGTGGGCCAATGGCTTCTCGGCCAACCACGAACGCCTGGAAACCCTCCGCGATCTGGCCCAACGCCTGACTCAGCAACGCAATGCGATCAATGCCGGGGATGACGCCGCCGCCACGCTTGAGGCGCTGGATAGCAGTTATGCCGCCAGCCGCGTGTTTGCCCCGGCCGATCAGGTCTCGCGTCTGCAACGGGCCGGTCTGTACCAATATCAACAGGTCAATCCGCGCGTTACCCAGGCTTACCGCCATGAACTGGAAAGCCTGCTGTTACCGCGGGTCGCCCGCCAGCTGGAGGGCCAGATCCGCGCCAACCTCGGCGATCGCGAGCGCCTGCTAGGCAGCCTGCGCGCCTATCTGATGCTCAATCTACCGGAGCGGCGCGATGTGCCCGCACTCCGCGAAGCAATCGCCGCCGACTGGTCGCTGCGCTTTGCCGGCGATAGCACAATCCAGGAGGGTCTGAATGCCCATTTCCAACGCCTGCTCGCCGAGCCTTTCAGCGCCTACCCGCTGAACGCCAAACTGGTCGCCCAGGCCCGTGAAGTGCTGCGTGGCGAATCGCTGGCCAACGTGGTGTACCGCATGCTCCGCGACCAAGCGCGCAGCCTGCCGGACTATCGGCTGGAGGAAAAACTCGGCGCGCAGGGAGGGATATTTAGCGGGGTCGACTACGGCATTCCGGGGTTCTATACCCAGCGTGGCTATCAGCAGGCGTTCCTTGCCGAAGGTACTGGCTTGGTGCGCACTATCCTCCGCGATAACTGGGTGCTCGGGGAGGGCGACAGCCTCAGCAGCCATGATTTCAATCGTCTGCTGAGCGACATGGAGCAGCTGTATTTTCGCGACTACGCCAATTACTGGGCCGAAGCACTGGGCCAGCTGGCGCTGAATCCGATCGGCAGCGCGCAGCAAGGTGCTGACCAGCTTGCCGCGCTGACTGCCGCCAACTCACCGCTGCTCACCCTGCTGATCGAGGTGCGAGAGAACACCCGCTTCGCTGGTCTGGCAGAGGCCGCCGATGAAGCCGGGGAGGCCGCGGCAGGACTCAAGGGCATGGGCGGCCGCAAGCTCGACAAGGCGGCCAAGCTTGCCGCGGGAGCGGCCGAACACTCGCAGGAGACGCTGGTAAAAAATCTTCCGGATACCGCGCGCAAAGCGCTGGAGCGCCGCTTCGAAGCGCTGCACCAATTACTCGATGACCAAGGTGGCCCCGCCGGTAGCTTGGCAGCCGCCCTGCAAGCCCTGGATGGATTGCAACAGCAACTCGCCGGCCTGGCCCACGCCAGCGCGCCGCAGCAAGCCGCCTTCGAGCTGGCCAAGCTGCGCATCAGCGGTCAGCGCGACGCGATCAACCAGGTACGCAGCAGCGCTGTGCGTCTGCCGCAGCCGGTGGGTGGATGGCTGGCACTGCTCGCCGAAGATAGCTGGACGCTGGTCCTCAACGATGCGCATCAGTACCTCAACCAGCGCTACCAGACCGAGCTGTATGCCGCCTACAAAGGCTCGCTGAAACAGCGTTACCCGTTCAGCGCGCACAGCGAGAGCGAGGTGGCGATCGCCGACTTCCGGGAGTTCTTCAAAAGCCAGGGGATTGCCGAGCGGTTCTTCGAAACCTACTTGCAACCCTTCGTCAGCGGCAGCGCCGGCGAGTTTCAAGTGCGGCGGATGGATGGCCGCGGCCTACCCTTATCCCGCGATTTCCTCCTGCAAATGAGCCACCTGCAGACCATCCGCCGGAGCTTCTTCACGAATAACTCGGTCGAGCCTTCCGTACCCTTCACCCTCGAACCCTATTCGCTGGATTCGAGTCTCGGTCGCGCGGACTTCCGTTTTGGCGATCAGCAACTGGAGTATCGGCATGGACCTATCGTCCAGGCGGCATTCCGCTGGCCGGCTGCGGCCAACGAAGGGCGGACCAGCTTGGTGGTGGAAGAGTTGGATGGCCGCAAAGTCGGGATCGAGAAGAACTCAGGCCCGTGGTCGCTGTTCCGCCTGCTCGATCTGATGGAAACCGAATACCACAGCGGCCGTGACGTACTGATGGTCAAGGCTAACCTGGGCGGCCTGCACGCCAACTATCTACTGCATAGCCAGCGCTCGCCGAACCCATTCGATCTCTCCATGCTGCGCGCCTTCAAACTGCCGGCGACCCTGTGA
- a CDS encoding PP2C family serine/threonine-protein phosphatase, whose protein sequence is MRPWRSTARTDTGKVRARNEDAFLDLPEHGLWVVADGMGGHQNGALASRLIVEQLAQLPSEGALEQRLHDLCQCLHSLNRRLGQELTVTAARPNPVIGSTVIALLVEGQRVACVWAGDSRCYLWRSGKLYQLSRDHSLLQELIEEQHLSPQEAARHPGAHALTRAIGATEQLALDILEFIVHPGDTLLLCSDGLYQSLSADDLGAALNLPSPRLALQRLFEQALQGPARDNLSAVVIRQ, encoded by the coding sequence ATGCGCCCTTGGCGGAGCACGGCGCGCACGGATACCGGCAAAGTCCGTGCGCGCAATGAGGACGCCTTTCTCGATCTACCCGAGCACGGTTTGTGGGTGGTTGCCGACGGCATGGGTGGCCACCAGAACGGTGCGCTGGCCAGCCGCTTGATTGTCGAGCAACTCGCACAGTTACCCAGCGAGGGAGCCCTGGAGCAGCGCTTACATGATCTGTGCCAGTGCCTGCACAGCCTCAATCGCCGACTGGGTCAGGAGCTGACGGTCACCGCGGCGCGACCGAATCCCGTCATCGGTAGCACCGTCATCGCGCTATTGGTCGAGGGTCAACGTGTCGCCTGCGTGTGGGCCGGCGATAGCCGTTGCTACCTGTGGCGAAGCGGCAAATTGTATCAACTGTCGCGCGACCACTCGTTGCTGCAGGAATTGATCGAGGAACAGCACCTCAGCCCTCAGGAAGCGGCACGTCATCCAGGCGCGCATGCACTGACCCGAGCCATCGGCGCCACTGAACAGCTGGCGCTGGATATCCTCGAATTCATTGTTCATCCCGGCGATACGTTATTGCTGTGTAGCGATGGGCTTTATCAGAGCTTGTCCGCCGACGATTTGGGCGCTGCGCTCAACCTGCCGTCCCCCAGGCTGGCCCTGCAGCGCTTGTTCGAGCAGGCACTGCAGGGGCCGGCACGCGATAACCTCAGTGCCGTGGTGATTCGCCAATGA
- a CDS encoding serine/threonine-protein kinase, with translation MSLLQASTDGALREDESNLTYFAFAAGAVQKSALKAASQAVSELPDVLCGRYKIERLLGVGGMAAVYRARDLLREQFGDPEPFVALKTLSADFAEYPDANALLYTEFALISRLRHANVVQPYAFEIDATSQRAFITLELLGGCTLDQLLSEHPAELPWSTVREIAVPLLEALTHAHERGVLHGDLKPSNVMLGNQGVRLFDFGLGQAEEERLPGLPRLCRSRFTAWTPRYAAPELLAGGPLSAAADVYAMACVLYEVSCGIHPFRRLSAKQAKGMELKLQLPKRLPRVIANALRRGLDFDAKTRLSLSALLNAFRETPPSRPRRWFTGRA, from the coding sequence ATGAGTCTATTGCAGGCATCTACCGACGGGGCTCTGAGGGAAGACGAGTCCAACCTGACCTACTTTGCCTTCGCCGCTGGAGCGGTGCAGAAATCTGCGCTGAAAGCAGCAAGCCAGGCGGTCAGCGAATTACCGGATGTGCTCTGCGGTCGCTACAAGATCGAACGCCTTCTCGGCGTGGGTGGCATGGCCGCGGTCTATCGGGCCCGCGATTTATTACGCGAACAGTTCGGCGATCCTGAGCCCTTTGTTGCGCTCAAGACCCTCAGCGCAGATTTCGCCGAATATCCCGATGCCAACGCGTTGCTTTATACCGAGTTCGCCCTTATCAGCCGGCTGCGCCATGCCAATGTCGTGCAGCCGTATGCCTTCGAGATCGATGCTACAAGCCAGCGCGCCTTTATCACCTTGGAGCTACTCGGCGGCTGTACCCTGGATCAATTGCTTAGCGAGCATCCAGCAGAGCTACCTTGGAGTACGGTGCGGGAAATCGCCGTACCGTTGCTCGAAGCACTCACTCACGCCCATGAACGTGGCGTCCTACATGGCGATCTCAAACCAAGCAATGTGATGCTTGGCAACCAAGGGGTACGCCTGTTCGACTTTGGCCTCGGTCAAGCGGAAGAAGAGCGCTTACCTGGACTTCCGCGCTTATGCCGGAGCCGCTTTACCGCCTGGACTCCGCGCTACGCCGCCCCTGAACTACTGGCTGGTGGCCCGCTGAGTGCGGCCGCTGATGTGTACGCCATGGCTTGTGTGCTCTACGAAGTGAGCTGCGGCATACATCCGTTTCGCCGCCTCAGCGCCAAGCAGGCCAAAGGTATGGAACTCAAGCTGCAGCTGCCGAAGAGATTGCCCCGAGTCATCGCCAATGCTCTTCGTCGCGGACTCGACTTCGATGCAAAGACCCGTCTGAGCCTGTCCGCATTGCTCAATGCGTTTCGTGAAACCCCGCCCTCACGACCACGCCGCTGGTTTACCGGACGTGCCTAG
- a CDS encoding GlsB/YeaQ/YmgE family stress response membrane protein, which yields MGIIGTIFIGLIAGLIARFIKPGDDSMGWIMTILLGIAGSLAATYGGQALGIYQAGEAAGFIGAVIGAVILLVIYGLVTKK from the coding sequence ATGGGTATCATCGGAACCATCTTCATCGGCTTGATTGCCGGCCTGATCGCCCGCTTCATTAAGCCGGGCGATGACAGCATGGGCTGGATCATGACCATCCTGCTCGGTATCGCTGGCTCGCTGGCCGCCACCTATGGCGGTCAAGCGTTGGGTATCTACCAGGCGGGCGAAGCGGCAGGCTTTATCGGTGCGGTTATCGGTGCAGTCATCCTGCTGGTCATCTACGGGCTGGTCACTAAGAAATGA
- a CDS encoding 5-(carboxyamino)imidazole ribonucleotide synthase produces MKIGVIGGGQLGRMLALAGTPLGMNFAFLDPAPDACAAALGEHIRADYGDQDHLRQLADEVDLVTFEFESVPAETVAFLSQFVPVYPCAESLRIARDRWFEKSMFRELDIPTPEFADIQSQADLDAAAASIGLPAVLKTRTLGYDGKGQKVLRQAADVAGAFAELGSVPCILEGFVPFTGEVSLVAVRARDGETRFYPLVHNTHDNGILRLSVASTAHPLQALAEDYVGRVLNQLGYVGVLAFEFFEVDGGLKANEIAPRVHNSGHWTIEGAECSQFENHLRAIGGLPLGSTAKVGESAMLNFIGEVPVVDKVVAIADCHLHHYGKAFKVGRKVGHATLRCADSDALQRQIAAVEALVSGTE; encoded by the coding sequence ATGAAAATCGGTGTGATCGGTGGCGGCCAGCTCGGTCGCATGCTGGCCTTGGCGGGTACTCCGCTGGGCATGAACTTCGCCTTCCTGGATCCCGCGCCGGATGCCTGCGCCGCCGCGCTGGGCGAGCACATCCGTGCCGACTATGGCGACCAGGATCATCTGCGCCAATTGGCTGATGAAGTCGATCTGGTGACCTTCGAGTTCGAAAGTGTGCCGGCTGAGACGGTGGCCTTTCTCTCGCAGTTCGTACCGGTCTATCCGTGCGCCGAGTCGTTGCGCATTGCCCGCGACCGATGGTTCGAGAAGTCGATGTTCCGCGAGCTGGATATTCCGACTCCGGAATTTGCCGACATCCAGTCGCAGGCCGATCTCGACGCCGCTGCCGCCAGCATTGGTCTGCCCGCGGTCCTCAAGACCCGCACCTTGGGCTACGACGGCAAGGGCCAGAAGGTCCTACGCCAAGCAGCAGATGTCGCTGGCGCCTTTGCCGAGTTGGGTAGTGTGCCCTGCATTCTCGAAGGCTTCGTACCGTTTACCGGCGAGGTATCGCTGGTCGCCGTGCGGGCTCGCGACGGGGAGACGCGTTTCTATCCGCTGGTCCATAACACCCACGACAATGGCATCTTGCGCTTGTCGGTGGCGAGTACTGCGCATCCTCTGCAGGCGCTGGCTGAAGACTATGTTGGGCGGGTGCTGAACCAGCTCGGCTATGTCGGGGTGCTGGCTTTCGAGTTCTTCGAAGTTGATGGCGGCTTGAAAGCCAACGAGATTGCCCCGCGTGTGCATAACTCCGGGCATTGGACCATCGAAGGCGCCGAATGCAGCCAGTTCGAGAATCATCTACGCGCCATTGGCGGATTGCCGCTGGGCTCCACGGCCAAGGTCGGTGAGAGCGCCATGCTCAACTTCATCGGCGAAGTACCGGTTGTAGATAAGGTTGTCGCTATCGCCGACTGCCATCTGCACCACTACGGCAAGGCATTCAAGGTGGGTCGCAAGGTCGGTCATGCCACCCTGCGTTGTGCCGACAGCGATGCGTTGCAGCGGCAGATCGCAGCTGTTGAGGCGCTGGTCAGCGGCACGGAATAA
- the purE gene encoding 5-(carboxyamino)imidazole ribonucleotide mutase, producing the protein MSALVGVIMGSKSDWSTLSHTVDMLDKLGIPYEVQVVSAHRTPDLLFQYAEQADARGIQVIIAGAGGAAHLPGMCAAKTHLPVLGVPVQSSMLSGVDSLLSIVQMPAGIPVATLAIGKAGAVNAALLAASILGHQHPQYHAALKQFRTEQTNSVLDNPDPREA; encoded by the coding sequence ATGAGCGCACTGGTTGGCGTGATCATGGGCTCCAAGTCCGATTGGTCCACCCTGAGCCACACCGTGGACATGCTGGACAAACTCGGCATTCCCTATGAAGTGCAGGTGGTGTCCGCCCACCGCACGCCGGATCTGCTGTTCCAGTACGCCGAACAGGCAGACGCCCGTGGCATCCAGGTGATCATTGCCGGCGCTGGCGGTGCTGCCCATCTGCCGGGTATGTGCGCGGCCAAGACCCATCTGCCGGTGCTTGGCGTGCCCGTGCAGTCGTCGATGCTTTCCGGGGTCGACTCGCTGCTATCTATAGTGCAGATGCCGGCCGGCATTCCAGTCGCCACCTTGGCCATCGGTAAGGCCGGGGCGGTCAACGCGGCGCTGCTGGCGGCGAGTATCCTCGGTCATCAACATCCGCAGTATCACGCGGCGTTGAAGCAATTCCGCACAGAACAAACCAATAGCGTGTTGGACAATCCGGACCCGCGCGAGGCCTGA
- a CDS encoding asparaginase, with product MSAAKRILILYTGGTIGMQMSADGLAPASGFEARLRTQQRLEEDGGQLPDWRFRELPAPLDSANMTHADWLTMREQILAGIDDDGCDSVLVLHGTDTLAYSAAALSFLLLGLSQPVILTGSMQPAGVAGGDAWSNLFGAMRMLELGQRPGVQVFFDGRLLHGARVSKLRSDAFDAFTVLPRRRQGAHAPSIPPALDHRQPRRPVSLAVQPLFPGLGAAQLRALLESGVEALLLECYGSGTGPANDREIMATLQDAHDRGVVLAAISQCPQGHVEFGVYSASSRLQQTGLVSAAGMTREAALGKLFALLGAGLPPAQVEHWFALDLCGELTD from the coding sequence ATGTCCGCAGCCAAGCGCATCCTCATCCTTTATACCGGCGGCACGATCGGCATGCAGATGAGTGCCGATGGCCTGGCCCCGGCTTCCGGGTTCGAAGCGCGGCTGCGGACCCAGCAGCGGTTAGAGGAAGATGGCGGGCAATTGCCGGACTGGCGCTTTCGCGAACTGCCCGCGCCGCTCGATAGCGCCAACATGACGCACGCCGACTGGCTGACCATGCGCGAGCAGATTCTCGCCGGCATCGATGACGATGGCTGCGACAGCGTGCTGGTTCTGCATGGCACCGACACCCTGGCGTACAGCGCCGCGGCACTCAGTTTCCTGCTCCTCGGCCTGAGCCAACCGGTAATCCTCACCGGCTCGATGCAACCGGCTGGGGTCGCCGGCGGCGATGCCTGGAGCAATCTGTTTGGCGCCATGCGCATGCTCGAACTCGGCCAGCGACCTGGCGTGCAGGTGTTCTTCGATGGACGCCTGCTGCATGGCGCGCGGGTCAGCAAATTGCGCAGCGACGCCTTCGATGCCTTCACCGTGCTGCCGCGGCGCCGTCAGGGCGCGCACGCTCCGTCGATTCCGCCAGCCCTCGATCACCGCCAGCCGCGGCGCCCGGTGAGCCTGGCCGTGCAGCCGCTGTTTCCTGGGCTCGGCGCCGCGCAGCTGCGTGCGCTGCTGGAGAGTGGCGTGGAAGCCCTGCTGCTGGAGTGCTACGGCAGCGGCACCGGGCCGGCGAATGACCGGGAAATCATGGCGACGCTGCAGGACGCCCACGACCGCGGCGTGGTGCTGGCAGCGATCAGCCAATGTCCGCAAGGGCATGTCGAATTCGGCGTGTATTCGGCCAGCAGCCGGCTGCAGCAGACCGGCCTGGTCAGCGCCGCCGGGATGACCCGCGAGGCGGCCCTGGGCAAGCTGTTCGCCTTGCTCGGCGCCGGGTTACCGCCAGCGCAGGTCGAGCATTGGTTCGCGCTCGACCTGTGTGGCGAACTGACGGATTAA
- a CDS encoding glutamine synthetase family protein: MHFADIQEAHDFLAAHPEVRSFELILIDANGVPRGKLLHRDELLAIYENGRPLPSSILALTIQGEDVEDSGLVWEVADADCWTYPLPGSLTLQPWRSTPTGQLQVSMHPEKGLPASPADPRHVLVRAIDRLKADGYHPVMAVELEFYLLDRQRDVNGRPQPALQMNGVRPQAPQVYGVLELEQQQAFLDDLYAACEVQGLPVRTAISEYAPGQLELTLEHRFDALQAIDEGIRYKRLVKGVANRHGLQACFMAKPFGDQAGSGLHLHVSLADEHGNNLYAAEDPHGTPLLRHSIGGMMATLLDGLAIFCPHANSFRRFQANSYAPLAKSWGVNNRTVSFRVPGGPANSRHIEHRICGADANPYLAAAAILAGIHHGLREQLDPGAPITGNGYAQASEFLPTDWLTALTALEQSSWATEAFGSEFLQVYLAIKRHEYRQFMAEVGEQDWRWYLTHA, from the coding sequence ATGCACTTTGCCGATATCCAGGAAGCCCACGACTTCCTCGCCGCCCATCCCGAGGTGCGCAGTTTCGAGCTGATTCTGATCGACGCCAATGGCGTACCGCGCGGCAAGCTGTTGCACCGCGACGAGCTGTTGGCCATTTATGAAAACGGCCGGCCGCTGCCCAGCTCAATCCTTGCGCTGACCATCCAGGGCGAGGACGTCGAGGACAGCGGCCTGGTCTGGGAAGTCGCCGACGCCGACTGCTGGACCTATCCGCTGCCCGGCAGCCTGACCCTGCAGCCCTGGCGCAGCACGCCGACCGGTCAGTTGCAGGTCAGCATGCATCCCGAAAAAGGCTTGCCGGCCTCGCCGGCCGATCCGCGCCATGTACTGGTGCGTGCCATCGATCGCCTGAAGGCCGATGGTTACCATCCGGTGATGGCCGTCGAGTTGGAGTTCTATCTGCTCGATCGGCAGCGCGACGTGAACGGCCGACCGCAACCGGCGTTGCAGATGAACGGCGTGCGCCCGCAGGCACCGCAGGTCTACGGCGTGCTGGAGCTGGAGCAGCAGCAGGCGTTTCTCGATGACCTCTACGCGGCCTGCGAGGTGCAGGGCCTGCCGGTACGCACGGCGATCTCCGAATACGCGCCCGGCCAGCTGGAGCTGACCCTCGAACACCGTTTCGATGCGCTGCAGGCGATCGATGAAGGCATCCGTTACAAGCGCCTGGTCAAGGGTGTCGCCAACCGGCATGGTCTGCAGGCCTGTTTCATGGCCAAGCCGTTCGGCGACCAGGCCGGCAGCGGCCTGCACCTGCACGTGAGCCTGGCCGATGAGCACGGCAACAATCTCTATGCTGCGGAAGATCCGCATGGCACACCGCTGCTCAGGCATTCGATTGGCGGGATGATGGCTACCTTGCTCGACGGGCTGGCGATCTTCTGTCCGCACGCCAACTCGTTCCGCCGCTTCCAGGCTAATAGCTACGCGCCGTTGGCGAAGAGCTGGGGGGTGAACAACCGTACCGTGTCGTTCCGCGTGCCCGGCGGCCCGGCCAACAGTCGGCATATCGAGCACCGCATCTGTGGCGCCGACGCCAACCCCTATCTGGCCGCCGCGGCGATCCTCGCCGGGATCCACCATGGCTTGCGTGAGCAGCTCGATCCGGGCGCGCCGATCACCGGCAATGGTTATGCCCAGGCCAGCGAGTTCTTGCCGACCGACTGGTTAACCGCGCTGACTGCACTGGAGCAATCGAGCTGGGCCACCGAGGCTTTCGGCAGCGAGTTTCTCCAGGTCTATCTGGCGATCAAGCGCCACGAGTATCGCCAGTTCATGGCCGAGGTCGGCGAGCAGGATTGGCGCTGGTATTTGACTCACGCCTAG